Proteins found in one Salvia splendens isolate huo1 chromosome 10, SspV2, whole genome shotgun sequence genomic segment:
- the LOC121750435 gene encoding proteasome subunit beta type-6-like, whose translation MDSIHNDLNAPHSMGTTIIGVTYDGGVVLGADSRTSTGMYVANRASDKITQLTDNVYICRSGSAADSQVLSDYVRYYLHQHTIQLGQPATVKVAANLVRMVSYNNKNMLQTGLIVGGWDKYEGGKIYGIPLGGTLLEQPFTIGGSGSSYLYGFFDQVWKEGMTQDEAEKLVVKAVSLAIARDGASGGVVRTVTINKDGVLRKFYPGNTLPLWHEELEAKDSLLDSLSAASPEPMVS comes from the exons ATGGATTCAATTCACAACGACCTGAACGCTCCGCACTCGATGGGAACCACCATCATCGGCGTCACATACGACGGCGGTGTTGTTCTGGGAGCCGACTCTCGCACCAGCACCG GAATGTATGTGGCGAATAGGGCATCTGATAAGATCACTCAGTTAACCGACAACGTCTACATTTGCCGCTCTGGTTCG GCTGCAGATTCTCAGGTTCTTTCAGATTATGTTCGTTACTACCTCCATCAACACAC GATACAGCTCGGGCAACCTGCAACTGTAAAAGTTGCAGCAAACCTTGTCAGAATGGTATCTTACAATAACAAG AACATGTTGCAAACTGGATTGATAGTTGGTGGGTGGGACAAGTATGAAGGTGGTAAAATTTATGGAATACCTCTCGGAGGAACTTTGTTGGAGCAGCCTTTCACTATTGGAG GATCTGGCTCATCGTATCTGTATGGTTTCTTTGACCAAGTATGGAAGGAAGGGATGACACAGGATGAAGCTGAG AAACTAGTCGTGAAAGCAGTCTCTCTTGCAATAGCTCGTGATGGTGCCAGTGGTGGTGTTGTTCGAACAGTGACT ATTAACAAAGATGGGGTTTTGCGGAAGTTCTACCCAGGCAACACTCTTCCCTTGTGGCATGAAGAGCTGGAAGCAAAGGATTCCCTGTTGGATAGTTTGTCTGCCGCCAGTCCTGAACCAATGGTCAGCTAA
- the LOC121752380 gene encoding DExH-box ATP-dependent RNA helicase DExH10-like isoform X1, which produces MDESPSSVKRKQPEEVSQEQQESNVRESPSKRRSLSRTCVHEVAVPTGYVSTKDESTHGTLADPVYNGERAKTYPFKLDPFQEVSISCLERKESVLVSAHTSAGKTAVAEYAIAMAFKEKQRVIYTSPLKALSNQKYRELNQEFSDVGLMTGDVTLSPNASCLVMTTEILRGMLYRGSEVLKEVAWVIFDEIHYMKDRERGVVWEESIVFLSPAIKMVFLSATMSNATEFAEWICNIHKQPCHVVYTDFRPTPLQHYVFPVGGSGLYLVVDENEQFKEGNFLKLQDTFSKQNHVDGSKSTNSKGSGRIAKNGNASSGSDIYKIVKMIMERKFQPVIIFSFSRRECEQHAMSMSKLDFNTPEEKDVVGEVFRNAIVCLSEEDRNLPAIELMLPLLQRGIAVHHSGLLPIIKELVELLFQEGLVKALFATETFAMGLNMPAKTVVFTSVKKWDGDSHRYIASGEYIQMSGRAGRRGKDERGICIIMVDDKMEMNTLKDMVLGKPAPLVSTFRLSYYSILNLMSRAEGQFTAEHVIRNSFHQFQHEKALPDIGKKVSQLEQEAAVLDASGEAEVAEYHRLKLELAEHEKKMMAAITQPERVLSFLLPGRLVKVRQGGTDWGWGVVVNVVKKPQAISSSMPAELASSRGNNYIVDALLHCSIGSSETGSQPKPCPPQPGEEGEMHVVPVQLPLLSALSKLKISVPSDLRPKESRHNVLLAMQQLEKRYPQGFPKLNPVKDMGIEEQEFIELASQIEELEQRLFTHPLHKNLIQQGLTGILASMLICTFTCLILFCFQSQDVHQISSFQRKAEVNHEIQQLKTKMRDSQLQKFRDELKNRSRVLKRLGHIDGDGVVQLKGRAACLIDTGDELLVTELMFNGTFNDLDHHQVAALASCFIPGDKSSEQIHLRAELAKPLQQLQESARRIAEIQRECKLEVNVDEYVEASIRPFLMDVIYCWSKGATFADVIQMTDIFEGSIIRLARRLDEFLNQLKGAAHAVGEAGLEEKFTAASESLRRGIMFANSLYL; this is translated from the exons ATGGACGAATCACCTTCATCCGTTAAAAGGAAGCAGCCGGAGGAGGTTTCACAAGAACAACAGGAAAGCAATGTGCGAGAATCTCCCTCTAAGAGGCGTAGCTTATCCAGGACATGTGTGCATGAGGTGGCAGTCCCAACTGGATATGTTTCGACCAAGGACGAATCAACTCATGGCACCCTTGCAGATCCTGTTTATAACGGGGAGCGAGCTAAGACATACCCATTTAAGCTTGATCCTTTTCAGGAGGTTTCTATTTCTTGCTTGGAGAGAAAGGAGTCTGTCTTAGTCTCTGCCCACACTTCTGCTGGGAAAACTGCAGTTGCTGAATATGCAATTGCCATGGCTTTTAAAGAGAAGCAACGAGTCATATATACTTCTCCTCTGAAAGCTTTGAGTAATCAAAAGTACAGAGAGTTGAATCAAGAGTTTTCAGATGTCGGATTGATGACAGGTGATGTCACGCTTTCACCTAATGCAAGTTGTTTGGTCATGACTACGGAAATCCTCAGGGGGATGCTTTATAGAGGTTCTGAGGTATTGAAGGAAGTTGCTTGGGTCATATTTGATGAGATACATTACATGAAGGATCGTGAAAGAGGTGTAGTTTGGGAAGAAAGTATTGTCTTCTTGTCCCCTGCCATCAAGATGGTTTTTCTTTCAGCTACTATGTCAAATGCAACTGAATTTGCTGAATGGATATGTAATATACACAAACAGCCTTGTCATGTGGTATACACAGATTTTAGGCCGACACCTCTACAGCACTATGTGTTTCCTGTTGGTGGATCTGGTTTATATCTTGTAGTTGATGAGAATGAGCAGTTTAAAGAAGGCAACTTTTTGAAACTCCAGGATACTTTCAGTAAGCAAAATCATGTTGATGGGAGCAAGAGCACAAATTCCAAAGGCAGTGGCAGAAttgctaaaaatggaaatgcTTCAAGTGGCTCTGACATATATAAAATTGTTAAG ATGATTATGGAACGAAAATTTCAACCAGtcataatttttagttttagcAGAAGAGAGTGTGAGCAGCATGCCATGTCTATGTCCAAACTTGATTTTAATACTCCAGAGGAGAAAGATGTCGTGGGGGAAGTGTTTCGAAATGCTATCGTATGCTTGAGCGAGGAGGATAGAAATTTGCCTGCCATAGAGTTAATGTTGCCATTACTTCAGCGAGGCATTGCCGTTCATCATTCCGGTTTGCTTCCTATCATCAAAGAGCTTGTAGAGCTTCTCTTTCAAGAAGGACTTGTTAAGGCCCTATTTGCCACAGAAACG TTTGCAATGGGTTTGAACATGCCTGCAAAAACTGTTGTTTTCACAAGTGTGAAAAAATGGGATGGTGATAGTCATCGTTATATTGCATCTGGTGAGTATATCCAG ATGAGTGGTAGAGCTGGACGCCGTGGTAAAGATGAGAGGGGTATCTGCATTATAATGGTTGATGATAAG ATGGAGATGAACACACTAAAAGACATGGTTTTGGGCAAACCAGCACCTTTGGTCAGTACTTTCAGATTGAGCTATTACTCAATTCTAAACTTGATGAGTCGTGCCGAGGGACAATTCACTGCTGAGCATGTTATCAGAAATTCCTTCCATCAATTTCAGCACGAGAAG GCTTTACCTGACATTGGAAAAAAAGTCTCACAGCTCGAACAGGAAGCTGCTGTGCTTGATGCTTCTGGAGAG GCTGAGGTGGCTGAGTATCACCGGCTTAAGCTTGAGTTGGCCGAACATGAAAAGAAAATGATGGCAGCAATAACACAACCTGAAAGAGTTCTCTCTTTCCTTCTACCTGGTAGACTG GTTAAGGTAAGGCAAGGAGGAACTGATTGGGGCTGGGGAGTTGTTGTCAATGTGGTGAAGAAACCACAAGCTATATCAAGTTCTATGCCAGCTGAACTTGCTTCTTCACGTGGTAACAACTATATTGTGGATGCCCTGCTCCACTGTTCTATCGGCTCAAGTGAAACTGGTTCTCAGCCAAAGCCTTGTCCTCCTCAACCAGGAGAAGAAGGTGAAATGCATGTG GTTCCTGTTCAGTTGCCTCTTCTTTCTGCACTTAGCAAGCTTAAAATATCGGTTCCTTCTGACTTGCGGCCAAAAGAAAGTCGGCATAACGTTCTCCTTGCTATGCAACAGCTTGAAAAGCGCTACCCACAAGGCTTTCCAAAGCTCAATCCTGTGAAG GATATGGGAATTGAAGAACAGGAATTTATTGAGTTGGCTAGCCAAATCGAGGAGCTTGAGCAGAGGTTGTTCACTCATCCCCTACACAAG AATCTGATACAACAGGGGTTAACTGGCATTCTTGCAAGCATGCTAATCTGCACTTTTACCTGCCTAATTCTGTTTTGCTTCCAGTCACAAGATGTACATCAGATTTCCAGTTTCCAGAGAAAAGCAGAAGTCAATCATGAGATTCAACAGCTAAAGACAAAAATGCGTGATTCTCAG CTTCAAAAATTTCGTGACGAACTTAAGAATCGATCACGGGTTCTCAAAAGACTGGGTCATATTGATGGTGACGGCGTTGTTCAGTTGAAGGGACGTGCAGCTTGCCTGATAGACACTGGAGATGAGCTCCTTGTCACAGAATTGATGTTCAATG GTACCTTCAATGATCTTGATCATCATCAAGTTGCAGCTCTAGCTAGTTGCTTTATTCCTGGGGACAAATCGAGCGAACAGATACATTTAAGAGCTGAACTGGCTAAACCTTTGCAACAACTCCAAGAAAGTGCCAGAAGAATAGCTGAG ATACAACGCGAGTGTAAACTCGAAGTAAATGTGGATGAATACGTTGAAGCATCaatcaggcccttcttgatggATGTGATTTATTGCTGGTCAAAG GGAGCAACTTTTGCAGATGTTATTCAAATGACTGATATTTTTGAAGGTAGCATCATAAGATTGGCTAGAAGGCTTGATGAATTTTTAAATCAG TTGAAAGGAGCTGCTCATGCAGTTGGCGAGGCTGGTTTAGAGGAGAAATTTACAGCCGCGAGCGAAAGCCTTCGTCGCGGAATAATGTTTGCGAATTCATTATATCTGTGA
- the LOC121752380 gene encoding DExH-box ATP-dependent RNA helicase DExH10-like isoform X2, which yields MDESPSSVKRKQPEEVSQEQQESNVRESPSKRRSLSRTCVHEVAVPTGYVSTKDESTHGTLADPVYNGERAKTYPFKLDPFQEVSISCLERKESVLVSAHTSAGKTAVAEYAIAMAFKEKQRVIYTSPLKALSNQKYRELNQEFSDVGLMTGDVTLSPNASCLVMTTEILRGMLYRGSEVLKEVAWVIFDEIHYMKDRERGVVWEESIVFLSPAIKMVFLSATMSNATEFAEWICNIHKQPCHVVYTDFRPTPLQHYVFPVGGSGLYLVVDENEQFKEGNFLKLQDTFSKQNHVDGSKSTNSKGSGRIAKNGNASSGSDIYKIVKMIMERKFQPVIIFSFSRRECEQHAMSMSKLDFNTPEEKDVVGEVFRNAIVCLSEEDRNLPAIELMLPLLQRGIAVHHSGLLPIIKELVELLFQEGLVKALFATETFAMGLNMPAKTVVFTSVKKWDGDSHRYIASGEYIQMSGRAGRRGKDERGICIIMVDDKMEMNTLKDMVLGKPAPLVSTFRLSYYSILNLMSRAEGQFTAEHVIRNSFHQFQHEKALPDIGKKVSQLEQEAAVLDASGEAEVAEYHRLKLELAEHEKKMMAAITQPERVLSFLLPGRLVKVRQGGTDWGWGVVVNVVKKPQAISSSMPAELASSRGNNYIVDALLHCSIGSSETGSQPKPCPPQPGEEGEMHVVPVQLPLLSALSKLKISVPSDLRPKESRHNVLLAMQQLEKRYPQGFPKLNPVKDMGIEEQEFIELASQIEELEQRLFTHPLHKSQDVHQISSFQRKAEVNHEIQQLKTKMRDSQLQKFRDELKNRSRVLKRLGHIDGDGVVQLKGRAACLIDTGDELLVTELMFNGTFNDLDHHQVAALASCFIPGDKSSEQIHLRAELAKPLQQLQESARRIAEIQRECKLEVNVDEYVEASIRPFLMDVIYCWSKGATFADVIQMTDIFEGSIIRLARRLDEFLNQLKGAAHAVGEAGLEEKFTAASESLRRGIMFANSLYL from the exons ATGGACGAATCACCTTCATCCGTTAAAAGGAAGCAGCCGGAGGAGGTTTCACAAGAACAACAGGAAAGCAATGTGCGAGAATCTCCCTCTAAGAGGCGTAGCTTATCCAGGACATGTGTGCATGAGGTGGCAGTCCCAACTGGATATGTTTCGACCAAGGACGAATCAACTCATGGCACCCTTGCAGATCCTGTTTATAACGGGGAGCGAGCTAAGACATACCCATTTAAGCTTGATCCTTTTCAGGAGGTTTCTATTTCTTGCTTGGAGAGAAAGGAGTCTGTCTTAGTCTCTGCCCACACTTCTGCTGGGAAAACTGCAGTTGCTGAATATGCAATTGCCATGGCTTTTAAAGAGAAGCAACGAGTCATATATACTTCTCCTCTGAAAGCTTTGAGTAATCAAAAGTACAGAGAGTTGAATCAAGAGTTTTCAGATGTCGGATTGATGACAGGTGATGTCACGCTTTCACCTAATGCAAGTTGTTTGGTCATGACTACGGAAATCCTCAGGGGGATGCTTTATAGAGGTTCTGAGGTATTGAAGGAAGTTGCTTGGGTCATATTTGATGAGATACATTACATGAAGGATCGTGAAAGAGGTGTAGTTTGGGAAGAAAGTATTGTCTTCTTGTCCCCTGCCATCAAGATGGTTTTTCTTTCAGCTACTATGTCAAATGCAACTGAATTTGCTGAATGGATATGTAATATACACAAACAGCCTTGTCATGTGGTATACACAGATTTTAGGCCGACACCTCTACAGCACTATGTGTTTCCTGTTGGTGGATCTGGTTTATATCTTGTAGTTGATGAGAATGAGCAGTTTAAAGAAGGCAACTTTTTGAAACTCCAGGATACTTTCAGTAAGCAAAATCATGTTGATGGGAGCAAGAGCACAAATTCCAAAGGCAGTGGCAGAAttgctaaaaatggaaatgcTTCAAGTGGCTCTGACATATATAAAATTGTTAAG ATGATTATGGAACGAAAATTTCAACCAGtcataatttttagttttagcAGAAGAGAGTGTGAGCAGCATGCCATGTCTATGTCCAAACTTGATTTTAATACTCCAGAGGAGAAAGATGTCGTGGGGGAAGTGTTTCGAAATGCTATCGTATGCTTGAGCGAGGAGGATAGAAATTTGCCTGCCATAGAGTTAATGTTGCCATTACTTCAGCGAGGCATTGCCGTTCATCATTCCGGTTTGCTTCCTATCATCAAAGAGCTTGTAGAGCTTCTCTTTCAAGAAGGACTTGTTAAGGCCCTATTTGCCACAGAAACG TTTGCAATGGGTTTGAACATGCCTGCAAAAACTGTTGTTTTCACAAGTGTGAAAAAATGGGATGGTGATAGTCATCGTTATATTGCATCTGGTGAGTATATCCAG ATGAGTGGTAGAGCTGGACGCCGTGGTAAAGATGAGAGGGGTATCTGCATTATAATGGTTGATGATAAG ATGGAGATGAACACACTAAAAGACATGGTTTTGGGCAAACCAGCACCTTTGGTCAGTACTTTCAGATTGAGCTATTACTCAATTCTAAACTTGATGAGTCGTGCCGAGGGACAATTCACTGCTGAGCATGTTATCAGAAATTCCTTCCATCAATTTCAGCACGAGAAG GCTTTACCTGACATTGGAAAAAAAGTCTCACAGCTCGAACAGGAAGCTGCTGTGCTTGATGCTTCTGGAGAG GCTGAGGTGGCTGAGTATCACCGGCTTAAGCTTGAGTTGGCCGAACATGAAAAGAAAATGATGGCAGCAATAACACAACCTGAAAGAGTTCTCTCTTTCCTTCTACCTGGTAGACTG GTTAAGGTAAGGCAAGGAGGAACTGATTGGGGCTGGGGAGTTGTTGTCAATGTGGTGAAGAAACCACAAGCTATATCAAGTTCTATGCCAGCTGAACTTGCTTCTTCACGTGGTAACAACTATATTGTGGATGCCCTGCTCCACTGTTCTATCGGCTCAAGTGAAACTGGTTCTCAGCCAAAGCCTTGTCCTCCTCAACCAGGAGAAGAAGGTGAAATGCATGTG GTTCCTGTTCAGTTGCCTCTTCTTTCTGCACTTAGCAAGCTTAAAATATCGGTTCCTTCTGACTTGCGGCCAAAAGAAAGTCGGCATAACGTTCTCCTTGCTATGCAACAGCTTGAAAAGCGCTACCCACAAGGCTTTCCAAAGCTCAATCCTGTGAAG GATATGGGAATTGAAGAACAGGAATTTATTGAGTTGGCTAGCCAAATCGAGGAGCTTGAGCAGAGGTTGTTCACTCATCCCCTACACAAG TCACAAGATGTACATCAGATTTCCAGTTTCCAGAGAAAAGCAGAAGTCAATCATGAGATTCAACAGCTAAAGACAAAAATGCGTGATTCTCAG CTTCAAAAATTTCGTGACGAACTTAAGAATCGATCACGGGTTCTCAAAAGACTGGGTCATATTGATGGTGACGGCGTTGTTCAGTTGAAGGGACGTGCAGCTTGCCTGATAGACACTGGAGATGAGCTCCTTGTCACAGAATTGATGTTCAATG GTACCTTCAATGATCTTGATCATCATCAAGTTGCAGCTCTAGCTAGTTGCTTTATTCCTGGGGACAAATCGAGCGAACAGATACATTTAAGAGCTGAACTGGCTAAACCTTTGCAACAACTCCAAGAAAGTGCCAGAAGAATAGCTGAG ATACAACGCGAGTGTAAACTCGAAGTAAATGTGGATGAATACGTTGAAGCATCaatcaggcccttcttgatggATGTGATTTATTGCTGGTCAAAG GGAGCAACTTTTGCAGATGTTATTCAAATGACTGATATTTTTGAAGGTAGCATCATAAGATTGGCTAGAAGGCTTGATGAATTTTTAAATCAG TTGAAAGGAGCTGCTCATGCAGTTGGCGAGGCTGGTTTAGAGGAGAAATTTACAGCCGCGAGCGAAAGCCTTCGTCGCGGAATAATGTTTGCGAATTCATTATATCTGTGA
- the LOC121752788 gene encoding uncharacterized protein LOC121752788, which translates to MWRELFLRVVNGLSARCLDFQQCWDATDKPGLSRLQKCTTAIRQLSYGGAADLFDEYLHVDDMTGRECLKKFYKGVIQTSGPTYLRKPTAQECLFLLDLHERVHDFSGMLVSTLSRLYELGEEELSDCLEMPVYNRVQRHIPNYHSMWIWHA; encoded by the coding sequence ATGTGGCGAGAGCTATTCTTGCGCGTTGTTAACGGGTTGTCAGCACGTTGCCTAGACTTCCAACAGTGTTGGGACGCCACCGACAAGCCCGGATTGTCGCGACTGCAGAAGTGCACGACTGCAATTAGGCAGTTGTCCTACGGGGGAGCGGCCGACTTGTTCGACGAGTATCTTCACGTCGACGACATGACTGGTCGCGAGTGTCTGAAGAAGTTTTATAAAGGCGTGATCCAGACTTCTGGCCCGACCTATCTGCGGAAGCCGACTGCACAAGAGTGTTTGTTCCTGCTTGATTTGCACGAGAGGGTGCATGACTTTTCGGGGATGCTGGTAAGCACTCTCTCTAGATTGTATGAATTGGGAGAGGAAGAACTATCCGATTGCTTGGAGATGCCAGTTTACAACCGGGTTCAAAGGCACATACCCAACTATCATTCgatgtggatttggcatgcgtaa